A genomic region of Paenibacillus sp. PL2-23 contains the following coding sequences:
- a CDS encoding flagellar hook-basal body protein, which yields MNASMINAMVSMNALQQKLDLISDNIANVNTVGYKKKEATFEDLLNNAKRQPEAFSQPGRLSPLDFNQGWGAKMTMIQPNLTQGPMKATDAKTDLAIEGNALFEVVVDEAGTRAYTRNGAFQLTVNANGDTILATEEGYPVVALVPDGNGNLVEGNLVLPQGYEMKVNDDGSVLGVSSEGTIALGSIKLLQASRPAGLTAVADNLFAIAAGINVDDVVQQIVPNDDNRIAVRQGYLEQSNVELTDEMTELITVQRAYQLAARALTSSDTMMGLANTMRS from the coding sequence ATGAACGCATCTATGATCAACGCTATGGTATCGATGAATGCGCTCCAGCAGAAGCTGGACCTCATCTCTGACAATATTGCCAATGTGAATACGGTAGGCTACAAGAAGAAGGAAGCGACCTTCGAGGATTTGCTCAACAACGCCAAGCGCCAGCCTGAAGCGTTCAGTCAGCCTGGCAGGCTGTCGCCGCTGGACTTCAACCAGGGCTGGGGCGCCAAGATGACGATGATCCAGCCGAATCTGACGCAAGGGCCTATGAAGGCTACTGACGCGAAGACCGACCTGGCCATCGAAGGGAACGCATTGTTCGAGGTCGTGGTCGATGAGGCGGGCACCCGGGCATACACGCGCAACGGGGCGTTCCAGTTGACGGTCAACGCAAACGGTGATACCATACTGGCAACGGAAGAAGGTTACCCAGTCGTCGCATTGGTGCCTGACGGGAACGGCAATTTGGTTGAAGGCAATCTCGTGCTGCCGCAAGGCTACGAGATGAAGGTGAACGACGATGGCTCCGTGCTGGGCGTATCCTCCGAGGGAACGATTGCGCTCGGCAGCATCAAGCTGCTGCAGGCATCGCGTCCGGCTGGCCTTACGGCAGTGGCTGACAACCTGTTCGCCATAGCGGCTGGCATTAACGTGGATGATGTTGTGCAGCAGATCGTGCCGAACGATGATAACCGAATTGCAGTGCGCCAAGGCTATCTGGAGCAATCCAACGTCGAGCTGACGGACGAGATGACTGAGCTCATCACGGTCCAGCGCGCGTATCAGCTGGCGGCGAGGGCGCTAACCTCCAGCGACACGATGATGGGTCTGGCTAACACGATGCGCTCATAG
- a CDS encoding flagellar hook-basal body protein, which produces MLRGLYTAAAGMTAQQRRHDTVTNNISNINTPGYKQTNALTRSFPEMLLKMTGVEGAQNTTVGRWTSGVFAEESLSIHLQGDLMQTNQASDFALVSSIQVDGIAFDESGKSVSEDGEVVFQPQAFFTVQDANGNVRYTRGGKFTVNGEGFLLTSDGSNVLGTNNAPIQLPVGVGLDSLKLTDDQRFVDASGNEIGGQLLITRIENPNELVREGNGNFRFVDGEGEARPIEAGESIEVRQGYVERSNVDSAQAAVDLMSALRAYEANQKVIQFYDKSLEKTVNEIGRI; this is translated from the coding sequence ATGCTTAGAGGACTGTATACGGCCGCCGCAGGCATGACGGCGCAGCAGCGCCGACATGACACCGTCACGAACAATATTTCTAACATTAATACGCCGGGCTACAAGCAGACCAACGCCCTCACGCGCTCCTTCCCGGAGATGCTGCTGAAGATGACGGGAGTGGAGGGCGCCCAGAATACGACGGTGGGACGCTGGACAAGCGGTGTGTTCGCGGAGGAGAGCCTGTCGATTCACTTGCAAGGCGATCTGATGCAGACGAACCAGGCCTCTGACTTCGCGCTAGTGTCCAGTATTCAAGTGGACGGCATCGCGTTCGACGAATCCGGCAAGTCTGTATCCGAGGACGGCGAGGTTGTGTTCCAGCCGCAGGCCTTCTTCACGGTGCAGGACGCGAACGGCAATGTTCGTTATACGCGGGGCGGCAAGTTTACTGTGAATGGCGAGGGCTTCCTGCTGACCAGCGATGGGTCGAACGTGCTGGGCACCAATAATGCTCCGATTCAGCTGCCTGTCGGCGTCGGGCTGGACAGCCTGAAGCTGACGGATGATCAGCGCTTCGTGGATGCGAGCGGTAATGAAATTGGGGGACAGCTGCTGATCACGCGCATCGAGAACCCCAATGAGCTGGTCCGCGAGGGTAACGGTAACTTCCGGTTTGTTGACGGGGAAGGCGAGGCGCGTCCCATCGAGGCTGGCGAGAGCATCGAGGTTCGTCAAGGCTATGTGGAGCGCTCCAATGTGGATTCCGCTCAAGCCGCTGTTGATCTGATGTCGGCGCTCCGCGCGTACGAGGCGAACCAGAAGGTCATTCAGTTCTACGACAAGAGTCTCGAGAAGACAGTGAACGAGATTGGCCGCATCTAG
- the mreB gene encoding rod shape-determining protein MreB — protein sequence MLSKDIGIDLGTANVSIHVKGKGVVLDEPSVVAIESDSKKVLAVGEDAHRMVGRTPGNIVAIRPLRDGVIADFEITEIMLKAFIDRVDGRKWFSRPRILICAPTNITSVEQKAIREAAERSGAREVYLEEEPKAAAIGAGMDIFQPSGNMVVDIGGGTTDVAVLSMGDIVTASSIKVAGDKFDDAIMKYIKNKYKLLIGERTSEDIKIKIGSVYDNGRKEEIDIRGRDMVSGLPLTVTIRSNEVREALWDPVMSVIAAAKYVLEQTPPELSADIIDRGVILTGGGALLGGLDTLLADELKVPVLIAENPMHCVVKGTGILLDHLDKLKK from the coding sequence ATGTTGAGCAAGGATATCGGGATCGATCTTGGGACAGCCAATGTATCCATTCATGTAAAAGGAAAGGGCGTTGTGCTTGACGAGCCTTCCGTTGTCGCGATTGAGAGCGATTCGAAGAAGGTGCTCGCGGTCGGCGAGGACGCGCATCGTATGGTAGGCCGCACGCCCGGCAACATTGTGGCAATCCGGCCGCTTCGCGACGGCGTCATCGCCGACTTCGAGATTACGGAAATTATGCTGAAAGCGTTTATTGACCGCGTGGACGGCCGCAAGTGGTTCAGCCGTCCTCGCATCCTTATCTGCGCCCCGACGAATATTACGTCTGTCGAGCAGAAGGCGATTCGCGAGGCTGCCGAGCGCAGCGGAGCGAGAGAGGTGTATCTGGAGGAAGAGCCGAAGGCTGCGGCGATTGGCGCGGGCATGGATATCTTCCAGCCGAGCGGCAATATGGTCGTCGATATCGGAGGCGGCACGACGGACGTCGCTGTCCTGTCGATGGGCGATATCGTAACAGCGTCTTCGATTAAGGTCGCGGGGGACAAGTTCGATGACGCGATTATGAAGTATATCAAAAACAAGTACAAGCTCCTGATCGGCGAACGGACGAGCGAGGATATCAAGATCAAGATCGGATCGGTCTATGATAACGGCCGTAAGGAGGAGATCGACATCCGCGGGCGGGACATGGTGTCCGGTCTGCCGCTTACGGTTACGATCCGCTCCAATGAGGTGCGCGAAGCGCTGTGGGATCCCGTGATGTCGGTCATTGCTGCGGCTAAGTATGTGCTGGAGCAGACACCTCCGGAGCTGTCGGCTGATATTATCGATCGCGGCGTTATTCTGACGGGCGGCGGTGCGCTGCTTGGCGGACTGGATACTTTGCTGGCGGACGAGCTGAAGGTGCCGGTGCTGATTGCCGAGAATCCCATGCATTGCGTCGTGAAGGGTACCGGCATCCTGCTCGACCACCTGGACAAGCTCAAGAAGTAA
- the spoIIID gene encoding sporulation transcriptional regulator SpoIIID, with product MHDYIKERTIKIGRCIVETKHTVRTIAKEFGVSKSTVHKDLTERLPEINPDLADQVKHILEYHKSIRHLRGGEATKIKYKKTSAKKREVLAAAKV from the coding sequence GTGCACGATTACATCAAAGAGCGAACCATTAAAATAGGCCGATGCATCGTGGAAACGAAGCACACGGTGCGAACGATCGCCAAAGAGTTCGGTGTGTCTAAAAGCACGGTTCATAAGGACTTGACCGAACGGCTGCCGGAGATCAACCCCGACCTGGCGGACCAGGTGAAGCACATTCTCGAGTACCACAAGTCGATCAGGCATCTAAGAGGAGGAGAAGCAACCAAGATCAAGTACAAGAAGACAAGCGCGAAGAAGCGGGAAGTGCTTGCGGCAGCTAAGGTGTGA
- a CDS encoding M23 family metallopeptidase: protein MNDQNKSRQRQEETPKNALGGASAANSSSGLRKLFAKRYVSPAIFMAAAAIIVTLMWIYQGSDPAEETTAPVGSEVTQEDEANDVQGGVANEGGGDEAVEVIADASKMTWPVGNLSELQVETKFYDMNASEADKEAALIQVDNEISPHTGIDFVDPNGETFDVLAALEGKVSHVEQHPTNGYIIEISHGDGLVTVYQSLTNVQVEEGDEVGQGTVIAQAGRSDLERDLGIHLHFETRLNGETVNPSNYIAE from the coding sequence ATGAATGATCAAAACAAATCAAGGCAAAGACAAGAAGAAACTCCCAAAAACGCTCTGGGAGGAGCATCTGCCGCGAACTCTAGCAGCGGACTTCGGAAACTATTCGCAAAGCGCTACGTTTCCCCCGCAATCTTCATGGCTGCTGCGGCAATTATCGTAACCTTAATGTGGATCTATCAGGGCTCGGATCCGGCTGAGGAAACAACAGCTCCGGTTGGCTCTGAAGTGACGCAAGAGGACGAGGCGAATGACGTGCAAGGCGGCGTGGCCAACGAAGGCGGCGGCGACGAAGCGGTAGAGGTCATTGCGGACGCAAGCAAAATGACTTGGCCAGTCGGCAACCTGAGCGAGCTGCAAGTCGAAACGAAGTTCTACGACATGAACGCCAGCGAGGCGGACAAGGAAGCGGCGCTGATCCAGGTCGACAACGAAATTTCGCCGCACACGGGCATCGACTTCGTAGATCCCAACGGGGAAACGTTCGACGTGCTTGCAGCCCTGGAGGGCAAGGTGTCCCATGTCGAGCAGCATCCGACGAATGGCTACATCATTGAGATCAGCCACGGCGACGGTCTGGTTACCGTGTACCAAAGCTTGACGAACGTACAGGTGGAAGAAGGGGATGAGGTTGGCCAAGGCACGGTTATCGCGCAAGCGGGCCGCAGCGATCTCGAACGCGATCTGGGCATTCACCTTCATTTCGAAACCCGCCTGAACGGCGAAACGGTTAACCCGAGCAATTACATAGCGGAATAA
- the spoIID gene encoding stage II sporulation protein D, translating to MEAWFARVRTSVARIERSWWVVFGIGVMLGAVVFGMKVWLREVEPQSVQTAAAPSEERSRLWSSAVEVEPVRQMAYEPASNGMQSQQGGGSSLEADAAPEQSEQKDGREASEVKTHAAGTEVEAGTGNEEQHAAKPPAKTALDGVKVRVYLTDRKQVETVPLETYVMGVVAAEMPIDFHLEALKAQAVAARTYIVRRLAMDGGDGQADVLDTVQHQVYLSKDELDKRWKGDAKRDNLAKLKHAVEDTRGLIMTYEGEPIEAAFFSTSNGYTENSEDYWEQSLPYLRSVASPWDAELSPRYEAEVSFTLGQFYRALGLPGKTSVSMKILEQSDGKRIKQMKINGRTFSGREVRESLGLASSHFSWKIGRDEITFTTYGLGHGVGMSQWGANGMAQDGRHAKDILEYYYSGAELKQASKLPSGTNS from the coding sequence ATGGAGGCATGGTTTGCTAGAGTGCGGACAAGCGTTGCCAGGATCGAGAGAAGCTGGTGGGTTGTGTTTGGCATAGGGGTAATGCTTGGGGCTGTTGTGTTTGGTATGAAGGTCTGGTTGAGAGAGGTGGAGCCGCAGAGCGTGCAGACGGCTGCAGCGCCGAGCGAGGAGCGGAGCAGGCTGTGGAGCAGCGCAGTCGAGGTAGAGCCCGTGAGGCAGATGGCTTATGAGCCGGCCTCGAACGGCATGCAGAGCCAGCAGGGGGGCGGGTCGTCCCTGGAAGCGGACGCAGCTCCCGAGCAATCGGAGCAGAAGGATGGGCGTGAGGCTTCGGAGGTGAAGACGCATGCGGCGGGTACGGAGGTTGAGGCGGGTACGGGGAATGAGGAGCAGCATGCGGCCAAGCCTCCGGCGAAGACGGCGCTTGACGGCGTGAAGGTTCGGGTTTATTTGACCGATAGGAAACAGGTGGAGACGGTCCCTCTGGAGACGTACGTGATGGGCGTGGTTGCGGCCGAGATGCCAATCGACTTCCATCTGGAGGCGCTTAAGGCCCAGGCGGTTGCGGCGCGCACATACATTGTCCGGCGGCTGGCAATGGACGGCGGAGACGGGCAGGCGGATGTGCTCGATACGGTGCAGCACCAAGTCTATCTATCGAAGGATGAGCTGGACAAGCGATGGAAGGGTGACGCGAAGCGGGACAATCTCGCCAAGCTTAAGCATGCGGTGGAGGACACGAGAGGCCTGATCATGACCTACGAGGGCGAGCCGATTGAGGCGGCGTTTTTCTCTACCAGCAACGGCTATACGGAAAACTCCGAGGATTATTGGGAGCAGTCTCTGCCTTATCTGCGCAGCGTGGCCAGTCCATGGGATGCGGAGCTGTCGCCCAGGTACGAAGCGGAGGTGTCGTTCACGCTGGGCCAATTCTATCGCGCATTGGGGCTGCCGGGGAAAACGTCCGTTTCTATGAAGATACTGGAGCAAAGCGACGGCAAACGAATCAAGCAGATGAAGATAAACGGGAGAACGTTCAGCGGTCGGGAGGTGCGAGAGAGTCTCGGACTGGCATCCTCTCATTTCAGCTGGAAGATTGGGCGGGACGAGATTACCTTCACGACCTATGGACTCGGTCACGGCGTTGGCATGAGCCAGTGGGGAGCGAACGGAATGGCGCAGGATGGGCGGCATGCGAAGGACATTCTGGAGTACTATTATTCCGGCGCCGAGCTGAAGCAAGCTTCGAAGCTACCAAGTGGGACAAACTCTTAA
- a CDS encoding ABC transporter permease, giving the protein MKLSQGLAMAFKSVWSNKLRTALSMLGILIGVATVIALVGMGQGSKNQVEQQVASLGTNSLSVTITGRGATTSLALEDALALGDIANIEAVAPTVSGSATVKFEKTSTDVTVEGITGHYEIVNDFSVQSGRYIAPVDVLHTQKVALIGVDTATELFGNDDPVGEVVSVNGSRFTIVGLLEAKGSTLAGSNDEKLLIPITTAQKMFDSVGVRSISIKVEDLDRMDAAVAALEASLLESFRGDDSSYRIFNQEDAVETLNSVNETMNTMLLYVAAITLVVGGIGVMNIMLVSVTERTREIGIRKSLGAKRRDILFQFLIEAVVISGIGGALGIGVGYLGSEIIGIVDGTDTSVPAQTAVVAFAFSAMVGVVFGLFPANKASRLKPVDALRHD; this is encoded by the coding sequence ATGAAGCTCAGCCAGGGATTGGCGATGGCGTTCAAGAGCGTCTGGTCGAACAAGCTTAGAACGGCTCTCTCCATGCTTGGCATCTTGATTGGGGTGGCGACTGTCATTGCGCTGGTGGGCATGGGCCAAGGGTCCAAAAATCAGGTGGAGCAGCAGGTGGCCAGCCTGGGCACGAATTCGCTGTCCGTAACGATTACCGGACGGGGCGCGACGACCTCGCTTGCTCTTGAGGATGCGCTTGCGCTCGGCGACATCGCCAATATTGAAGCAGTCGCTCCGACGGTGAGCGGGAGCGCTACAGTCAAATTCGAGAAGACAAGCACGGATGTCACCGTCGAAGGCATTACGGGGCACTATGAGATCGTGAATGACTTCAGTGTTCAGTCGGGCCGGTACATCGCGCCTGTCGACGTGCTCCATACGCAGAAGGTGGCGCTTATTGGCGTCGATACCGCGACGGAGCTGTTCGGCAACGATGACCCCGTAGGCGAGGTCGTCTCCGTGAACGGCAGCCGGTTCACCATTGTGGGCCTGCTGGAAGCGAAGGGGAGCACGCTTGCCGGGTCGAATGACGAGAAGCTATTGATTCCCATTACGACCGCGCAGAAAATGTTCGACTCCGTAGGCGTGCGCAGCATCAGCATCAAGGTGGAGGATCTCGACCGGATGGACGCTGCCGTTGCCGCCTTGGAGGCCAGCCTGCTGGAGTCGTTCCGCGGCGATGACAGCAGCTACCGGATATTCAACCAGGAGGACGCCGTCGAGACGCTGAACTCCGTCAATGAGACGATGAATACGATGCTGCTGTACGTCGCGGCTATTACGCTCGTCGTCGGCGGCATCGGCGTCATGAACATCATGCTCGTCTCCGTGACGGAGCGGACGCGGGAGATCGGCATTCGCAAGTCGCTGGGCGCCAAGCGCCGAGACATCCTGTTCCAGTTCCTGATCGAAGCCGTCGTCATCAGCGGCATCGGGGGTGCGCTCGGCATCGGCGTGGGCTATCTGGGCTCCGAGATTATCGGCATTGTCGACGGCACGGATACCTCGGTTCCTGCGCAGACGGCGGTCGTCGCATTTGCCTTCTCCGCCATGGTCGGCGTCGTATTCGGCCTATTCCCGGCGAACAAGGCATCCCGCCTCAAGCCGGTGGACGCTCTGCGGCATGATTAG
- a CDS encoding IS1380 family transposase, whose protein sequence is MKIQFTQSKEILLTTHAGLAAVGALLSHTQLSQRLNRSAVKGMENPIHGNGEVMKSYLGLLCQGKSDFDHIEPFRKDTVFQTCLGIRKVPSSPTLRQRLDAAAQTIDANWNDILLQESADLIRNLNAPVTGLDAGEHTVIPLDIDVSPFDNSGTKKEGVSLTYKGTFGYAPIFAYLGREGYGVNLQLREGSTHSQKDGADFLRETIHYARRITSDRLLVRMDSAHDSLENLQVCHAEKDVDYIIKVNLRGASKESWLRVAEDKGISCEQRPGKTTYIGAITFPQKDFDCNLRQVFQVIVRTIDRDGQVLMFPDVEVNVYWTSLTCSPWRVIELYRDHGTSEQFHSELKTDLDLERLPAGKFDTNELVLHAGVFAYNLLRIMGQESLRQDDAPIRGGVGRRRIRTVIQNIIYIAARVSRHARQTSFNFGRYSPWFQTVRRIYQAFA, encoded by the coding sequence ATGAAGATCCAATTCACCCAATCTAAGGAAATCCTCTTAACAACGCATGCAGGCTTGGCTGCGGTCGGTGCGCTGCTTTCCCATACACAGTTGTCTCAGCGTCTTAATCGCTCAGCCGTTAAAGGAATGGAGAATCCGATCCACGGGAACGGCGAAGTCATGAAAAGCTATCTTGGTCTGCTCTGCCAAGGTAAAAGCGATTTCGACCACATCGAGCCTTTTCGCAAAGATACGGTGTTTCAAACATGCCTGGGTATTCGCAAAGTGCCTTCAAGCCCTACGCTCCGTCAGCGACTGGATGCCGCTGCACAAACAATAGATGCCAATTGGAATGACATTCTGTTGCAGGAATCTGCCGACCTCATCCGAAACCTCAATGCCCCGGTAACTGGACTTGACGCAGGCGAGCATACGGTCATACCGCTGGACATTGACGTTTCGCCGTTCGATAACTCCGGCACGAAAAAAGAAGGTGTCTCCCTCACGTACAAAGGAACATTTGGATATGCCCCCATCTTTGCCTATTTGGGCCGAGAAGGGTATGGCGTAAATCTTCAATTGCGTGAAGGTAGTACACACAGCCAGAAAGATGGTGCTGATTTCCTTCGGGAAACGATTCATTACGCTCGTCGCATTACAAGTGATCGTCTACTCGTCCGTATGGATTCTGCTCACGATAGTCTTGAAAACTTGCAAGTTTGCCACGCGGAGAAAGATGTTGACTACATCATTAAAGTCAATCTTCGCGGCGCTTCCAAAGAAAGCTGGCTGCGAGTAGCCGAAGACAAAGGGATATCTTGTGAGCAACGCCCTGGGAAGACCACCTACATCGGCGCGATTACATTTCCACAGAAAGACTTCGATTGTAACCTGCGTCAAGTGTTCCAAGTCATCGTGCGTACGATCGATCGGGATGGGCAGGTGCTCATGTTTCCAGATGTGGAAGTGAACGTTTACTGGACATCTCTGACTTGCTCGCCATGGCGTGTCATTGAGCTTTATCGCGATCATGGCACAAGCGAGCAATTTCATAGTGAGCTTAAGACCGATCTAGATTTGGAGCGATTGCCGGCAGGCAAGTTCGATACGAATGAGCTAGTCCTGCACGCTGGCGTATTCGCCTATAACCTGCTTCGCATCATGGGACAAGAAAGCTTACGTCAAGATGATGCACCGATTCGTGGAGGCGTCGGGCGCCGTCGTATCCGAACTGTCATTCAGAACATCATCTACATCGCAGCTAGAGTCAGCCGCCATGCCCGACAAACGTCCTTCAATTTCGGCCGTTACAGTCCATGGTTCCAAACCGTTCGTCGAATCTACCAGGCATTTGCCTGA
- a CDS encoding efflux RND transporter periplasmic adaptor subunit, translating into MKKWKLWVGLTLVLVAAGSGGAYYYFQPDKLAAAEEATSTTVQATRSNLELKISATGSVVANSRETVTSGMTGTIQELHFQVGDRVQAGQVLATLEPVKDYEKEISNLQTSIDTKEQQLEDYQTQYKEATGTENEEAAKDKLTTNMENVKKEISQLQEELSELYEEQKEVPQVMASVDGEVIESGVSVGDEVNPNTVIADIVDYELLEFVVSVDELDIPSVKLGQTAQIYLNALPDGLYEGTVSEIAREGSSSGGVSAFEVRLLLKEIDGVLTGMSGEADIVLESRENVVVVPVDAVVEMGNRTFVRTPGAGEASGTAQPSEAVEGAGQSQNAPADGAAQRPNAQADGATQGQGAAGGGGRGAMAGGAGQGEGTQPSGGRGGGFGAMAGMAGMAGMAGLEGQLVPVEIGISNDTYVEILSGLEEGDEVLIPLPQGAAGRGSDEDAIQMVPGMMPGGFGGGGFGGGTGGGGVRAGGGAGGGFGGGGGAR; encoded by the coding sequence ATGAAAAAGTGGAAATTGTGGGTAGGCCTTACGCTGGTTCTCGTAGCCGCGGGCTCGGGAGGCGCTTATTATTATTTTCAGCCGGATAAGCTGGCAGCTGCGGAGGAAGCGACCTCGACGACGGTTCAGGCGACTCGAAGCAATCTGGAGCTGAAGATCAGCGCGACGGGCAGCGTCGTGGCGAATTCCCGGGAGACGGTCACCTCCGGTATGACGGGAACCATCCAGGAGCTGCATTTTCAGGTGGGAGACCGCGTCCAAGCGGGTCAGGTGCTGGCTACTTTGGAGCCGGTAAAGGATTATGAGAAGGAAATTTCCAATCTGCAGACGAGCATCGATACCAAGGAGCAGCAGCTGGAGGATTACCAGACGCAATATAAGGAAGCGACAGGTACGGAGAATGAAGAGGCTGCCAAGGACAAGCTGACAACTAATATGGAGAATGTGAAGAAGGAAATCTCGCAGCTGCAGGAGGAGCTCTCCGAGCTGTACGAGGAGCAGAAGGAAGTGCCGCAGGTCATGGCTTCGGTAGACGGCGAGGTCATCGAGAGCGGGGTGTCGGTCGGTGACGAGGTGAACCCCAATACGGTCATCGCGGACATCGTGGATTACGAATTGCTGGAGTTTGTGGTGTCGGTCGACGAGCTGGATATTCCTTCCGTGAAGCTCGGGCAGACGGCGCAAATTTATTTGAACGCGCTGCCTGATGGGCTTTATGAAGGGACAGTATCGGAGATTGCGCGGGAAGGCTCCAGCTCGGGCGGCGTATCCGCGTTCGAGGTGCGCTTGTTATTGAAGGAAATTGACGGCGTGCTGACGGGTATGTCGGGAGAAGCGGATATTGTGCTGGAATCGCGGGAAAATGTTGTTGTCGTGCCGGTCGATGCCGTCGTGGAGATGGGCAATCGCACCTTCGTCCGCACGCCGGGAGCGGGTGAGGCGAGCGGGACGGCCCAGCCAAGCGAGGCTGTGGAGGGCGCGGGCCAGTCGCAGAACGCGCCAGCTGATGGTGCGGCGCAGCGGCCGAACGCCCAGGCCGATGGTGCGACGCAGGGACAAGGCGCTGCAGGAGGCGGCGGTCGCGGCGCAATGGCCGGCGGCGCAGGGCAGGGTGAAGGTACGCAGCCGAGCGGCGGACGAGGAGGAGGCTTCGGCGCCATGGCTGGAATGGCCGGCATGGCCGGGATGGCGGGGCTTGAAGGGCAGTTGGTGCCCGTCGAGATCGGCATTAGCAACGACACGTATGTGGAAATCCTGTCCGGACTTGAAGAGGGAGACGAGGTCCTCATCCCGCTGCCTCAGGGAGCGGCGGGCAGAGGCTCGGACGAGGATGCTATACAGATGGTGCCGGGCATGATGCCGGGCGGCTTCGGAGGAGGAGGCTTTGGAGGCGGCACTGGCGGCGGAGGCGTTCGCGCTGGCGGCGGTGCAGGAGGGGGCTTCGGAGGCGGGGGTGGCGCCCGATGA
- a CDS encoding response regulator transcription factor: MPKIVVVDDDANIRELISLFLKRDGHQVVEAVDGMDALDKLEAVRPDLAIIDVMMPRMDGWALCSALGGSYDFPKLMLTAKGETAHKVRGLELGADDYMVKPFDPPELLARVKALLRRFRIAASQRITCGSVTMDMADFRITSGEEHISLPPKEFQLLFKLASYPGKTFARDDLIEQLWGVNYEGDERTVDVHIKRLRDRFAEERYRFRIATVRGLGYRLEILS, translated from the coding sequence ATGCCCAAAATCGTAGTCGTAGACGATGACGCGAACATTCGAGAGCTTATCTCGTTATTTCTGAAGAGGGACGGCCATCAGGTCGTTGAAGCCGTGGATGGGATGGATGCGCTGGACAAGCTGGAGGCGGTGCGTCCGGATCTCGCCATTATAGATGTGATGATGCCGAGAATGGATGGCTGGGCGTTATGCTCGGCGCTGGGCGGGAGCTATGACTTTCCCAAGCTGATGCTGACGGCCAAGGGAGAGACGGCGCACAAGGTAAGAGGACTGGAGCTGGGTGCGGATGACTATATGGTGAAGCCGTTCGACCCGCCGGAGCTGCTCGCCAGAGTGAAGGCGCTGCTGCGAAGATTCCGGATTGCGGCGTCGCAGCGAATTACATGCGGCAGCGTCACGATGGACATGGCGGACTTCCGAATAACGTCGGGAGAGGAGCATATCTCCTTGCCGCCGAAGGAATTCCAGCTGCTGTTCAAGCTTGCCAGCTATCCAGGCAAAACCTTTGCAAGAGACGATCTTATCGAGCAGCTATGGGGCGTTAATTACGAAGGGGACGAGCGGACGGTGGACGTTCATATCAAGCGGCTGAGAGACCGCTTCGCGGAGGAGCGGTACAGGTTCCGCATCGCCACGGTACGGGGCCTTGGCTACAGGCTGGAGATTCTGTCATGA